One Cardinium endosymbiont cEper1 of Encarsia pergandiella genomic region harbors:
- a CDS encoding lipase family alpha/beta hydrolase yields MFLFKISICITFLLFTIGCGCNRLAQNGTINFHEDDTKPLIVLFHGLGGDVFSFKTLQEALENEFGKDSVVALDYITKEQTLLYSIKEQSNKCFDKLSKKEPNLKNRPTLLIGHSQGGLRAYRMFHGYKDVLNVKGIITLATPWEGAPVIETVRKLNERDTTTGIKNEALYVRYFTPPVLNDMCRLSHSMGQPTNWIEQELVSRLEAFPVLELFVGFYDLKPGSEFLESIQDALPEEEVPILAIGGTLSDFKNFLPKESSYESSYDFKHLNTAWGKIIVGEADLDLIDKHDMIVPLYSQLASHIPNKENFKRMVIDDALHGQLLNEFPIEASKSILCHPTMVKEVIQFGKDIFYSDAITSEYQVSEYN; encoded by the coding sequence ATGTTTTTATTTAAAATTTCTATTTGCATAACTTTTTTACTCTTTACGATTGGTTGCGGTTGTAATAGACTTGCCCAAAATGGTACTATAAATTTCCACGAAGATGATACCAAGCCACTAATCGTCTTGTTTCATGGGTTAGGTGGGGATGTCTTCTCTTTTAAGACACTTCAAGAGGCGCTTGAGAATGAATTTGGTAAAGACTCTGTGGTTGCTTTGGATTACATAACCAAGGAGCAGACGCTCCTATATTCTATAAAAGAGCAAAGTAATAAATGCTTTGATAAACTTTCAAAGAAAGAACCTAACCTAAAAAATAGGCCTACACTACTAATAGGTCATAGCCAAGGCGGTCTTCGTGCATATAGGATGTTTCATGGATATAAGGATGTATTAAATGTAAAAGGCATTATTACACTAGCTACGCCATGGGAAGGGGCGCCTGTCATTGAGACAGTTAGGAAACTAAACGAACGTGACACAACTACCGGGATTAAAAACGAAGCATTGTATGTAAGATATTTTACACCGCCTGTTTTGAATGATATGTGCAGACTATCCCATAGTATGGGTCAGCCTACCAACTGGATTGAACAAGAGCTTGTGAGCAGGCTAGAAGCATTCCCAGTTTTAGAGCTATTTGTTGGATTCTACGATTTAAAACCAGGAAGTGAATTTTTAGAATCGATTCAGGATGCCCTGCCTGAAGAAGAAGTACCTATACTAGCTATAGGAGGCACTCTCAGTGACTTTAAAAATTTTCTACCTAAAGAAAGTAGCTATGAGAGTAGCTATGATTTTAAACATCTCAACACAGCGTGGGGTAAAATTATAGTTGGCGAAGCAGATCTTGATCTTATAGACAAACATGATATGATTGTGCCGCTCTATAGTCAGCTTGCATCGCATATTCCAAACAAAGAAAATTTCAAAAGAATGGTTATTGACGATGCCCTTCATGGTCAACTTTTAAATGAATTTCCTATTGAAGCCTCTAAAAGTATATTATGCCATCCTACTATGGTAAAAGAGGTGATTCAGTTTGGCAAAGATATTTTCTACAGTGATGCTATCACATCTGAATATCAAGTATCCGAATACAACTGA
- the murI gene encoding glutamate racemase translates to MFSDIYTYAPIAIYDSGVGGLTIAKAIKAILPQESIHYIGDTKNLPYGDKTSVALCGYIAQVVNFCLSKRYKLLVIACNTATAAADYFMPNYLKTIGHKMGIINVVDPVVRYIDGMNHYNQIGLIATKYTVSYGIYAKRFRTTGITLTSLATPLLVPMVEASFNGKSLDHLLLDDYLNQIVSPNLDALIPACTHYIFLEQALNFFLKKHFSKEIKLINPAKLTALAVQQLLRTHHLLNKTKKKLPDCFMATALTPSFQNASDKLFGQKPIAINLSDYTPSIDLASLC, encoded by the coding sequence GTGTTTTCCGATATATATACCTATGCGCCGATTGCCATTTATGACAGTGGTGTAGGTGGTTTAACCATTGCTAAGGCAATTAAAGCAATATTACCACAAGAATCTATTCATTATATCGGAGATACTAAAAATTTACCTTATGGTGATAAAACATCCGTAGCATTATGTGGTTATATTGCACAGGTAGTAAATTTTTGCCTAAGTAAACGGTATAAGCTGCTGGTCATTGCGTGTAATACAGCGACTGCTGCCGCAGATTATTTTATGCCTAATTACCTTAAAACAATAGGACACAAAATGGGTATCATCAATGTGGTCGATCCAGTAGTCAGATACATCGATGGAATGAATCACTATAACCAGATAGGTCTTATAGCCACAAAATATACTGTATCATATGGCATCTATGCAAAACGATTTCGAACCACTGGTATCACATTAACGTCTCTGGCCACGCCGCTACTGGTGCCTATGGTAGAGGCCTCTTTCAATGGAAAATCACTAGATCATCTTTTGTTAGATGATTATTTAAATCAAATCGTTTCCCCAAACTTAGATGCACTGATTCCAGCTTGTACACATTATATATTTTTAGAACAAGCATTAAATTTTTTTTTAAAAAAACACTTTTCAAAAGAGATTAAACTGATCAATCCAGCGAAACTTACCGCATTAGCGGTCCAGCAACTTTTACGTACACATCATCTTTTAAATAAAACAAAAAAAAAATTGCCTGACTGCTTTATGGCAACCGCGCTAACCCCATCTTTTCAAAATGCTAGTGATAAACTCTTTGGACAAAAACCTATAGCCATCAATCTATCGGACTATACACCATCTATAGACCTTGCATCACTCTGTTGA
- a CDS encoding Rpn family recombination-promoting nuclease/putative transposase: protein MEKITPKVDLAFKKIFGVEENKDLLIALINATVSKEDQVIDVTLLNPYNPKSFRSDKLSILDIKALSETGKRFNIEIQITDEADYDKRALYYWAKLYTDQLKGAQDYASLNKAIGIHILNFVSITDNQKYHNVFHITEKESGLPYFKDLELHTVELTKFSKDPDEDLNSLLKKIKTSLDIWTAFLTRNDLLNKDNLPAPLAINTLKKALHVLDTLNFTDEERMAYEDHLKWLRIEANTIEKYRKEAEQQGRQEGRQEGKLEIAKSMLLQGYAIEDIGLLTGLSRSDIQKIK from the coding sequence ATGGAAAAGATTACCCCGAAAGTAGACTTAGCGTTCAAAAAAATATTTGGGGTAGAAGAAAATAAAGATCTATTGATTGCGTTAATAAATGCTACGGTTTCAAAAGAAGATCAGGTAATAGATGTTACGCTATTAAACCCTTATAACCCAAAAAGTTTTAGAAGCGACAAACTTTCTATCCTAGATATTAAAGCCTTAAGTGAAACAGGAAAAAGGTTTAATATAGAGATTCAAATTACAGACGAAGCAGACTACGATAAACGTGCCTTATACTACTGGGCCAAGTTGTATACAGATCAATTAAAGGGTGCTCAGGATTATGCTAGTTTAAATAAAGCAATAGGTATTCATATTCTTAACTTTGTATCTATAACAGACAATCAGAAGTATCATAATGTATTTCATATTACAGAAAAAGAAAGTGGGTTACCCTATTTTAAGGATTTAGAATTACATACTGTAGAGCTGACTAAGTTCAGTAAAGATCCAGATGAAGATCTAAATAGTTTATTAAAAAAGATCAAAACCTCCTTAGACATTTGGACCGCTTTTCTTACCCGTAATGATTTACTGAATAAAGACAACTTACCAGCACCATTAGCCATCAATACCCTGAAAAAAGCATTGCATGTTTTAGATACGCTAAACTTCACGGATGAAGAAAGAATGGCTTATGAAGACCACTTGAAATGGTTGAGAATAGAAGCCAATACAATAGAAAAATATAGAAAAGAAGCAGAACAACAAGGGAGACAAGAAGGGAGACAAGAAGGTAAGCTAGAGATAGCGAAATCTATGCTTCTACAAGGTTACGCTATAGAAGATATTGGGCTCCTTACTGGTTTATCTAGGTCTGATATTCAAAAAATTAAATAG
- a CDS encoding M3 family oligoendopeptidase gives MQKYIRTFLPPDYVITDWTSIQPFYSHLLARDLSSLDDLRQFLADWSELEGALEEDAGWRYIRTSCNTTDAVAKDRYEYYITAITPHLAAVTDQLHQKVLAAEAAHILRKKTQYDIFFRKIENQLRCYRQENIPIQTEIQLNTSKFSVIAGAMVVEIAGEECTLQQAAPHLASTDRSFRREVYDKIQQRRLQDKDTLNALYSKLIQQRHQLALNAGFKNFRDYAFVSMDRFDYTPADCLTLHTAIQEEIVPLLNEWAKSRKAALGLTILQPFDHAVDIQGRKPLRPFTDAEELVAKTITVFEQLDPFLANCLHTMQKMGHLDLASRKGKAPGGYNYPLDETGVPFIFMNAASTIDDVRTMFHEGGHAIHSFLVHNLSLNPFKHCPSEIAELASMSMELLTMPYWDIFFPKQEDLNRAKKDHLIHVISCLPWIAAIDAFQHWVYTHPDHTLSERAENWDRIFSSFSDSVTDWTGYEVVKSHLWQKQLHLFEVPFYYIEYAIAQLGAIGVWKQAQTNPKQALNGYLNALKLGYTTSIPKVYQTAGVAFDFSKEHIRSLAQFIRKTWADL, from the coding sequence ATGCAAAAATACATTCGTACTTTTTTGCCACCAGATTACGTCATCACAGATTGGACTTCCATTCAGCCCTTCTACAGCCACTTACTTGCTAGAGACCTCTCTTCATTGGACGATCTAAGACAATTTTTAGCCGATTGGAGTGAACTAGAAGGGGCACTAGAAGAGGATGCAGGCTGGCGTTACATTCGTACCTCTTGCAATACGACTGATGCAGTGGCTAAAGATCGTTATGAATACTATATTACAGCCATTACCCCTCATCTAGCTGCTGTTACAGATCAATTGCATCAAAAAGTTTTAGCTGCAGAAGCGGCCCATATACTACGTAAAAAAACGCAATATGATATCTTTTTTCGAAAGATCGAAAATCAATTGCGTTGCTACAGACAAGAAAACATACCTATCCAAACTGAAATTCAGTTAAATACAAGTAAATTTAGTGTGATAGCAGGTGCGATGGTAGTAGAGATAGCTGGGGAAGAGTGTACTTTGCAACAAGCCGCACCCCATTTAGCATCTACTGACCGATCCTTTCGACGTGAGGTATATGATAAGATACAACAACGCAGGTTGCAAGATAAAGATACACTTAATGCACTCTACTCAAAGTTGATTCAGCAACGCCATCAATTGGCTTTAAATGCTGGGTTTAAGAATTTTAGAGACTACGCTTTCGTATCTATGGATCGATTTGATTACACCCCAGCAGATTGTTTAACCTTGCATACAGCGATCCAAGAAGAAATAGTTCCACTACTCAATGAATGGGCAAAATCACGGAAAGCAGCGCTCGGATTGACGATACTGCAGCCATTTGATCATGCAGTAGATATACAGGGTAGAAAGCCATTGCGTCCCTTCACAGATGCCGAAGAACTAGTTGCTAAGACGATTACGGTATTTGAGCAGCTGGATCCTTTTTTAGCAAACTGTTTGCATACCATGCAAAAAATGGGCCACTTGGACTTGGCCTCCCGTAAGGGAAAAGCACCTGGTGGATATAATTATCCTTTGGATGAGACGGGCGTACCTTTTATTTTTATGAATGCAGCTTCTACTATAGATGATGTACGAACTATGTTTCATGAAGGAGGCCATGCGATTCATTCTTTCTTAGTGCATAACTTGTCGCTAAATCCTTTTAAGCATTGTCCATCAGAAATTGCAGAATTGGCCTCTATGTCTATGGAGTTGCTTACTATGCCTTATTGGGATATTTTCTTTCCCAAACAAGAAGACCTTAATCGTGCTAAAAAAGATCACTTGATCCATGTGATCAGTTGTTTGCCTTGGATAGCTGCCATTGACGCTTTTCAGCATTGGGTCTATACGCATCCTGATCATACTTTATCAGAAAGAGCAGAAAATTGGGATCGTATCTTTAGTAGTTTTTCAGATAGTGTAACGGATTGGACAGGTTACGAGGTAGTGAAAAGCCATTTATGGCAAAAGCAATTGCATCTTTTTGAAGTACCTTTCTATTATATTGAATATGCTATCGCACAGCTTGGTGCAATAGGAGTATGGAAGCAGGCCCAAACAAATCCTAAACAAGCATTAAATGGTTACCTAAATGCATTAAAATTAGGCTATACCACATCGATCCCTAAGGTCTACCAAACAGCGGGTGTTGCTTTTGATTTTAGCAAGGAACATATTCGTTCCCTCGCGCAATTCATACGCAAAACTTGGGCCGACCTTTAG
- a CDS encoding ComF family protein, whose amino-acid sequence MKTFISGLLDLLFPPICVGCNDRLVQGETLICTICFNGFPETDSHTLIDNVITNHFVGKASITYGLTGYRLRKKSRLEQVLFAMKYKNQPKIGYLFGQRYGSILDKTPIIQSMDAIVAVPLHPKRLKERGYNQSDFFAKGLSDALHIPLYEGCIERTRYTPSQTTKNKSERITNLQGAFKVKHPDLLTDKHMLLVDDIPTTGATLASCTNTLLAAGVGQVSIATIAVVES is encoded by the coding sequence ATGAAAACATTTATATCCGGATTATTAGATTTACTTTTTCCTCCCATATGTGTAGGATGCAATGATAGACTCGTACAGGGAGAAACTTTGATCTGCACAATTTGTTTTAACGGATTTCCAGAAACAGATTCCCATACATTAATAGATAATGTTATTACCAATCATTTTGTAGGTAAAGCCTCAATAACTTATGGATTGACAGGCTATAGACTAAGAAAGAAAAGTCGTCTTGAGCAGGTACTCTTTGCGATGAAGTATAAAAATCAACCCAAAATTGGCTATCTATTCGGACAACGGTATGGTAGTATCTTAGATAAAACACCTATCATCCAAAGTATGGATGCTATTGTAGCAGTTCCATTACATCCCAAAAGACTTAAGGAACGAGGCTACAACCAAAGTGATTTTTTTGCGAAAGGGCTTTCTGATGCATTACACATACCTTTATATGAAGGATGTATAGAACGAACACGTTATACGCCATCCCAAACAACCAAAAACAAAAGTGAACGCATTACGAATCTTCAAGGTGCCTTTAAAGTAAAGCACCCAGATCTACTAACAGACAAACATATGCTATTGGTAGATGACATTCCCACTACAGGGGCTACATTAGCCTCTTGCACGAATACACTTTTAGCAGCAGGTGTGGGACAAGTAAGTATTGCAACCATAGCAGTAGTAGAATCCTAA
- a CDS encoding Lrp/AsnC family transcriptional regulator, producing MELDKVDKHILNILQVDSKITNAALAQKINLSPAATLERVKKLEQHEIITHYAAQIDYPKLGFGLHLMVAIRLQKITADHIKLFKLTINKIPSIVTCYQVIGDFDFILMVYVRELSSYQTMVVEKLYMLPMVDHIKTLSVSQLLKNKPLYLE from the coding sequence ATGGAACTGGATAAGGTAGATAAACATATTTTAAATATTTTGCAAGTTGATTCAAAAATTACAAATGCTGCCCTTGCACAAAAAATCAATTTATCCCCTGCTGCTACCCTTGAACGGGTAAAAAAGTTGGAGCAGCATGAAATTATTACCCATTACGCTGCACAAATCGACTATCCCAAATTAGGTTTTGGGCTACATCTAATGGTTGCTATTCGTCTTCAAAAGATTACAGCTGACCATATCAAGTTATTTAAACTTACGATTAATAAAATACCATCCATTGTAACTTGCTATCAAGTAATAGGTGATTTTGATTTTATTTTAATGGTTTATGTTAGAGAGCTATCTAGTTATCAAACAATGGTCGTAGAAAAACTCTATATGTTGCCCATGGTGGACCATATCAAAACTTTGTCAGTCAGCCAACTACTTAAAAATAAGCCATTATATCTGGAATAG
- a CDS encoding S1C family serine protease — MKINVLKPKCWAILFALFLPTPILLAKELFPEKVIEQAKKSVVTIEVSASFAAYEKGNKWSGTGCVVDKQHGYVLTNRHVIGAAVVGSYKVTFFNGIQQEAHLIYYDPWLDYGFLQVAPTVIPQEVTETTFSRRNPVIDQPIFIVGNNAGHSFSLHTGLVADLYEVEGEMPQQSVKLSLNTKGGSSGSPVFNKDGQAIGLNYAGNNTFAWAIHPEYIRYALSAIRQGRCPIRKQVGVITQSTPIKDLVQYDGLPIARQQQYIKTFPNGATSLIAVDDVLTGSPADGFLFPGDVIWAVNRQEIGPNLVAFDMAMNRATTDHVLLTIFRMGQWHDIKIGLYDLERHKIIKMVYFGGAIFFEMDDYCAKINGIAAKSLTFVKADANHIFNHVASNRIKDDFRVKVLSFNEKPLATLQALEAVIPSLIAKKYFTIAYSDLSPFYSFGALHLGARPSRDYVAYKAHSPQPRWFIWDETHHQWTSSPIIVD, encoded by the coding sequence ATGAAAATAAATGTTTTAAAGCCTAAATGCTGGGCTATACTTTTTGCCCTTTTCCTGCCTACACCCATTCTTTTAGCCAAGGAGTTATTTCCTGAAAAGGTAATTGAACAGGCTAAAAAATCAGTGGTAACCATTGAGGTAAGTGCTTCTTTTGCAGCTTATGAAAAAGGAAACAAGTGGAGTGGAACAGGATGTGTGGTAGATAAGCAACATGGCTATGTGTTAACCAATCGACATGTAATAGGGGCTGCTGTAGTGGGCAGTTACAAAGTAACCTTTTTTAATGGCATTCAGCAAGAGGCCCATCTAATCTATTATGATCCATGGTTGGACTATGGATTTTTACAAGTTGCGCCTACAGTTATTCCACAAGAAGTTACCGAAACTACTTTTAGCCGCCGTAATCCAGTTATAGATCAGCCTATTTTTATCGTTGGCAATAATGCAGGGCATAGTTTTTCTTTACATACAGGCCTTGTAGCAGATTTGTATGAGGTGGAAGGTGAGATGCCCCAACAATCTGTTAAGCTTAGTTTAAATACTAAAGGTGGGTCAAGTGGTTCGCCTGTTTTTAACAAAGATGGACAAGCTATAGGGCTTAATTATGCTGGCAATAACACATTTGCGTGGGCCATCCATCCTGAATATATTCGGTATGCCTTATCGGCCATTCGGCAGGGTCGATGCCCCATTAGGAAGCAAGTCGGGGTCATTACCCAATCTACGCCTATTAAAGATTTGGTCCAGTATGATGGGTTGCCCATAGCACGCCAACAACAATACATCAAGACATTCCCTAATGGCGCGACCTCTCTGATTGCAGTAGATGATGTCCTAACGGGTAGCCCTGCAGATGGGTTTCTCTTTCCTGGAGATGTGATTTGGGCAGTTAATCGTCAGGAAATAGGGCCTAATTTGGTTGCTTTTGATATGGCTATGAATCGCGCTACTACAGATCATGTGTTGTTAACCATTTTTAGAATGGGTCAGTGGCATGATATCAAGATAGGACTTTATGATCTTGAGCGCCATAAGATTATAAAGATGGTCTATTTTGGCGGGGCTATCTTTTTTGAAATGGATGATTATTGCGCTAAAATAAATGGTATAGCTGCTAAGAGCTTAACCTTTGTTAAAGCAGATGCAAATCATATTTTTAACCATGTTGCGTCTAATAGGATTAAAGATGATTTTAGGGTCAAGGTTTTATCTTTTAATGAAAAACCGCTTGCCACTCTTCAAGCATTAGAGGCAGTGATACCATCTTTAATAGCTAAAAAATACTTTACCATAGCCTATAGCGACTTGTCTCCTTTTTATTCATTTGGTGCGCTACATTTAGGTGCTAGGCCATCAAGGGACTATGTGGCATATAAAGCGCATAGTCCTCAGCCTAGATGGTTTATTTGGGATGAGACCCATCATCAGTGGACCAGTTCTCCTATAATTGTAGATTGA
- a CDS encoding S1C family serine protease, with protein MRYIKSVVLGVFLSVHFICYGKAKFKPSVIENAKRSVVSVDTRAALTAYTPPRESYGNGVVIDKAAGYILTSGFTVGPVIVADYTIGFFNGIEAPAKLIYYDTWADFALLQIDPSLFPKEVQAVKLSNTNPLLGQSVFTIAKEKNKKAIDYPGSIDDTNYSIEWTMPQHFIRVSIPSKSGASGSLIFNEAGEGIALNCAGSDTMDIGLHLNYVHHALAALKAKKLPVRKHIGALLTTYSLDDVVRYDHLSAASQKTYCTKFPNAKNKILQVDSTLKGTPAHLRLLPGDLIWALNGQLVGPNLVDFDWALNKSSKDQLLLTIFRNGSFHEVTIPCYDLNSHRIAKIVQFGGITFFETDDMCSTLVGLSPKTLVACIAEPNTIFKVPAFPNDRFKILAMRLLAMNGQPIQSLDVLIELIPQLVHQKYFTVEYINYIPLGHGMWRKFVHNRYKGNVEYDPNLAPPKVWAWDAIHLEWKGQEIVL; from the coding sequence ATGCGGTATATAAAATCTGTTGTTTTAGGCGTGTTTTTAAGTGTCCATTTTATTTGTTATGGTAAGGCCAAATTTAAACCCAGTGTAATTGAAAATGCCAAGCGGTCTGTAGTTTCTGTGGATACGCGTGCAGCGCTTACGGCTTATACCCCTCCTAGGGAGTCGTATGGCAACGGGGTGGTAATAGATAAGGCAGCAGGGTATATTTTAACTTCTGGCTTTACGGTTGGGCCTGTTATAGTCGCAGACTATACGATTGGTTTTTTTAATGGTATAGAGGCTCCAGCAAAATTGATCTATTATGATACTTGGGCAGATTTTGCGCTTTTACAAATAGATCCATCGCTCTTTCCTAAAGAAGTACAGGCGGTAAAGTTAAGTAATACAAATCCATTGCTGGGCCAATCTGTTTTTACTATTGCTAAAGAAAAAAATAAAAAGGCTATAGATTATCCTGGAAGCATAGATGATACCAATTATAGTATAGAATGGACCATGCCCCAGCATTTTATTCGCGTCAGTATCCCTAGCAAGAGTGGTGCAAGTGGTTCTTTGATTTTCAATGAGGCTGGAGAGGGCATCGCCTTAAATTGTGCTGGTTCAGACACCATGGATATTGGCCTACATCTAAACTATGTGCACCATGCACTAGCTGCCTTAAAAGCAAAAAAATTACCTGTTAGAAAGCATATTGGTGCTTTATTAACTACTTATTCACTAGATGACGTAGTCCGTTATGATCATCTCTCGGCAGCGTCACAAAAGACCTATTGTACAAAATTTCCAAATGCAAAAAATAAAATTTTACAAGTAGACAGTACACTAAAAGGTACACCAGCCCATCTTAGACTTTTACCGGGAGATTTAATTTGGGCGCTTAATGGTCAATTGGTGGGACCCAATTTAGTAGATTTTGATTGGGCTCTAAATAAGTCATCAAAGGACCAGCTGTTGTTAACCATTTTTCGCAATGGCTCCTTTCATGAAGTGACTATACCTTGTTATGATTTGAATAGCCATCGCATTGCTAAAATAGTCCAATTTGGCGGTATTACTTTTTTTGAAACAGATGATATGTGTAGTACACTGGTTGGCCTGTCACCTAAAACTTTGGTTGCCTGTATTGCAGAACCCAATACCATTTTCAAAGTACCTGCTTTCCCTAATGATCGTTTCAAAATTTTAGCTATGCGGTTGTTAGCTATGAATGGTCAGCCTATTCAAAGCTTGGATGTGTTAATTGAATTGATTCCGCAATTGGTGCATCAAAAATATTTTACAGTTGAATACATCAATTATATTCCACTAGGGCATGGAATGTGGCGAAAATTTGTGCATAATCGTTATAAAGGTAATGTAGAATATGACCCGAACTTGGCACCACCTAAGGTTTGGGCATGGGATGCCATTCACCTTGAGTGGAAGGGGCAAGAAATCGTTCTGTAA